A single genomic interval of Parafrankia irregularis harbors:
- a CDS encoding VWA domain-containing protein: MPAEHIHTDPTIPAPAPEGEWLRISAAMTAEIATISGCKDLVVTCAPGAGRGAPGVHIPSLAAIEIDAAILPAGMDPTTVEGTATDARRYPALWGVLTHEGAHAAHTHWDSPTTMSSRAGRAAMLLEEARIEAAHTGRRPTHRRWLRASAKTLILPTFLPDPDDEAAGGALPPVPAPPASTPVPPAPTPAPPVPMTRAAAARAAALLLARADAGILGPTETAPVETVCAAILGADDLAALRRIWQAATATADDDTATMLRLGEQWADLVGDDEEETDRVLAGAGTGTGPALDGATPLGEAIAEALDAITADTHGHSLDGETRTAGTRPATRVERTAAGTLARALRRAAVPERVPVTVTSATPPGRLRMRGALAADAQRAAGALPTARPFTRTRHKKIPNPPLRLGIAVDVSGSMRTFAKPAASTAWITATAAAAVPGTHTQTVIFGRHVRALSHPGAAPQKVTKFEANDGTEVFTEAVDLLTASLGLDRPGGAIRLLVVISDGKFLTTEKEQGEARLRRLASSGCHLLWITPSKTNSPIPPAPGITLDTPTTTATAIADAALRALRPS; this comes from the coding sequence ATGCCCGCCGAGCACATCCACACCGACCCGACCATCCCCGCGCCCGCCCCCGAAGGCGAGTGGCTGCGGATCTCCGCCGCGATGACCGCCGAGATCGCCACCATCTCCGGATGTAAGGACCTGGTCGTCACCTGCGCCCCCGGCGCCGGCCGAGGTGCCCCCGGGGTGCACATCCCCTCCCTCGCCGCGATCGAGATCGACGCCGCCATCCTCCCCGCAGGCATGGACCCCACCACCGTGGAAGGCACCGCCACGGACGCACGGCGCTACCCCGCCCTGTGGGGAGTACTCACCCACGAAGGCGCCCACGCCGCCCACACCCACTGGGACTCTCCGACCACCATGAGCAGCCGCGCGGGACGGGCCGCGATGCTCCTCGAGGAGGCGAGGATCGAGGCCGCGCACACCGGCCGGCGCCCCACCCACCGCCGCTGGCTGCGCGCCAGCGCCAAGACCCTCATCCTCCCGACATTCCTGCCCGACCCCGACGACGAGGCGGCGGGGGGAGCACTCCCACCCGTACCGGCACCGCCCGCCAGTACCCCGGTCCCACCCGCGCCCACCCCGGCGCCACCGGTCCCGATGACCCGCGCCGCCGCCGCCCGCGCCGCCGCCCTCCTCCTCGCCCGCGCCGACGCCGGGATCCTCGGCCCCACCGAGACAGCCCCCGTCGAGACGGTGTGCGCGGCGATCCTCGGCGCGGATGACCTCGCCGCACTGCGCCGTATCTGGCAGGCCGCCACCGCCACCGCCGACGACGACACCGCCACGATGCTGCGTCTCGGCGAGCAGTGGGCCGACCTCGTCGGCGACGACGAGGAAGAGACCGACCGCGTGCTCGCCGGCGCCGGCACCGGGACCGGTCCGGCCCTTGACGGCGCGACACCCCTCGGGGAAGCGATCGCCGAGGCGCTCGACGCGATCACCGCCGACACGCACGGGCACTCCCTCGACGGGGAGACCCGCACCGCCGGCACCCGCCCGGCGACCCGCGTCGAACGCACCGCAGCGGGCACCCTGGCCCGTGCCCTGCGCCGCGCCGCCGTCCCCGAACGCGTCCCGGTCACCGTCACCTCCGCGACCCCACCGGGCCGGCTGAGGATGCGCGGCGCGCTCGCCGCCGACGCCCAACGCGCCGCAGGCGCCCTCCCGACCGCAAGGCCGTTCACCCGCACCCGCCACAAGAAGATCCCGAACCCTCCGCTACGGCTGGGTATCGCGGTCGATGTCTCCGGGTCCATGCGCACGTTCGCGAAACCGGCCGCCTCGACCGCGTGGATCACCGCGACGGCCGCCGCCGCCGTGCCCGGCACCCACACCCAGACGGTGATCTTCGGACGGCATGTCCGGGCCCTGAGCCATCCCGGGGCCGCCCCGCAGAAAGTCACCAAGTTCGAGGCGAACGACGGCACCGAGGTCTTCACCGAAGCGGTCGACCTGCTCACCGCCAGCCTCGGCCTCGACCGCCCCGGCGGTGCCATCCGGCTGCTCGTCGTCATCTCCGACGGGAAGTTCCTCACCACCGAGAAGGAGCAGGGCGAGGCCAGGCTGCGCCGGCTCGCCTCCAGCGGCTGCCACCTGCTGTGGATCACCCCCAGCAAGACGAACAGCCCGATCCCACCCGCGCCCGGGATCACCCTCGACACCCCCACGACCACCGCCACCGCGATCGCCGACGCCGCGCTGCGCGCCCTGCGCCCGTCCTGA
- a CDS encoding AAA family ATPase: MTSPAPTPAPETPRLSPYALHRLVAEFLLDNTGSHSPTAIAKALGGRSSGAVGNALDRLTEAGQAALTSPAPRRYAATPTTGDALAIKAGTLPPKAPPAPPVPAAVPPKPAPPAVPATTPDGGIIRPSGQVYRPRKLADLPDVEVLRKLRAAEVPVLLYGPPGTGKTSVIEAAFGEDLITIAGDGDTQVGDLIGEYTQTPTGRYEFVYGPLICAMQEGKVLLVDDATLISPAVLAAMYPAMDGRKRIVVKAHKGETIEAKPGFYIIAGHNPGVHGAILTEALSSRFSVQIEVSTDFDLATKLDIDRRAVTVARNLHRRRESGDIGWSPQLRELIAFQKIVDVLGVPAAAANLIGVAPTEDRPTVAETVEKAFGAKLTPLALGKQI; the protein is encoded by the coding sequence ATGACCAGCCCTGCCCCGACCCCCGCCCCCGAGACGCCCCGGCTGTCCCCGTACGCCCTGCATCGCCTTGTCGCCGAGTTCCTCCTCGACAACACGGGCTCCCACAGCCCCACGGCGATCGCGAAAGCCCTCGGAGGGCGTAGCTCGGGTGCGGTCGGCAACGCTCTGGATCGCCTGACCGAGGCGGGGCAGGCCGCCCTGACCAGCCCGGCGCCACGCCGGTACGCCGCCACCCCCACCACCGGGGACGCACTCGCCATCAAGGCCGGGACCCTCCCGCCGAAGGCCCCACCGGCACCTCCCGTCCCCGCTGCGGTCCCGCCGAAGCCGGCGCCCCCGGCGGTACCGGCGACGACGCCGGACGGGGGGATCATCCGCCCCTCCGGGCAGGTCTACCGGCCGAGGAAACTGGCCGATCTGCCCGACGTCGAGGTGTTGCGCAAACTGCGCGCCGCCGAGGTACCGGTCCTGCTCTACGGACCGCCCGGCACCGGCAAGACGAGCGTGATCGAGGCGGCGTTCGGGGAGGATCTGATCACCATCGCGGGTGATGGGGACACCCAGGTCGGGGACCTGATCGGGGAGTACACCCAGACACCGACGGGCCGGTACGAGTTCGTCTACGGGCCGCTCATCTGCGCCATGCAGGAGGGAAAGGTCCTGCTCGTCGACGACGCCACCCTGATCAGCCCGGCGGTCCTCGCGGCCATGTACCCGGCGATGGACGGCCGGAAAAGGATCGTGGTCAAGGCCCACAAAGGCGAAACGATCGAAGCCAAGCCTGGCTTCTACATCATCGCGGGCCACAACCCGGGGGTCCATGGCGCGATCCTCACCGAGGCCCTCTCCAGCAGGTTCAGCGTGCAGATCGAGGTGTCCACCGACTTCGACCTGGCCACCAAACTCGACATCGACAGGCGGGCGGTCACCGTCGCCCGGAACCTGCACCGTCGCCGCGAGTCCGGTGACATCGGCTGGTCACCCCAGCTCCGCGAGTTGATCGCCTTCCAGAAGATCGTCGACGTGTTGGGTGTCCCGGCGGCGGCGGCGAACCTGATCGGGGTCGCCCCGACCGAGGACCGGCCCACGGTCGCGGAGACGGTCGAGAAGGCGTTCGGAGCGAAGCTCACGCCCCTCGCCCTCGGCAAGCAGATCTAG